GTGGGCACCCCGGGGAAGAGGGCGCTTCCCAAGGACCTGGCCCCGGGGGCCCTCGCCGTCTTAAACGGCGGCTACTTTGACCCGAAGACGGGCACCCCCATCGGGCTTTGGGTGCAGGACGGGGTGACCCTCTCCTACCCCTACGGCCGGGTGGCCCTCCTCTGGGACGGCTTCGCTTTCTTTCTGGGTTTCCCCCAGTTCGTCGCCGAGGCGGTGGGGCCGGACGGGAGCCGGGTACGGGTGGGGGTGAACGCCTCCCGCGCCCGCTACACCGCCCACACGGTGCCGGGGACCGTGGGGCGGGAGGGGGAGGAGGTGGCCCTGGTACGGGAGGACCGGGTGGTGGACCTCCTCCCCGCCCCGGCCGAGCTTCCCCCGGGGCACTGGGCCCTTACCTTCCCCAGGGACGCCCCTCCTTTTCCCCTCGAGGTGGGAGGCAGGCTCGCCCTCTACGGCACCCTCACCCCCCCCTTCCGCTACGCCCTGGAGGGAGGCCCCCTCCTCCTCAAGGAGGGCCGGTACGCCTACGACCCCGCCAAGGAGAACTTCAAGGACCCGAGACCCCTCCAGGCCGTAGCCCCCCAGGCGGCGGTGGCCTGGACGAAGGAGGGGAAGCTCTGGCTCCTCGTCTCCGAACCCACCACCCCCGGGGCCCTGGCCCGGGCCCTCCTCTCCTTAGGCGCCTGGAACGCGCTCAGGATGGACGGGGGCGGTTCGGCCCAGCTCTGGGTGAAGGGGCAGCTCAGGAGCCCCTACACGGGCTCCCCCAGGCCCGTGGTGAACGCTCTGGCCCTCTATCTGGAGTAACTGGAGTAGACTTTTACGAAGGAAGCCCCTTCTGGGCCTTTGCAGAGGGTTTATGCCGCTAGACATCACCTTAGAGAGTTGGCTTTGGGACGCCGCCTGCGCCATCCGTGGCCCCGTGGGCGCACCCAAGTTCAAGGACTCTATCCTGCCCCTCGCCTTCCTCGAACGGCTTTCCGACGTGTTGGAGGAGGAGCTATACCGGCTGGCCGAGGAGTGCAGCAACCGGGAGGTGGCCTTAAGCCTCGTGGAGGAGGAGCGTAAAGAGGGCGCAATCGCCCAGGGACGTGGCCTGGTGCGCTTTTACATCCCCGAGGAGGCCCGCTGGACCAACATCCGCAAGCAGGATAAGGGACTAGGCCAGTACCTGACGAATGCCGTACGGAAGAAGAAGCTTTCTAGAATGGTTATGTCGGTCGAAGCGGAGCTGCGTAAACGCGTAATTGAACATCTCCGGGAACTTGGCTTTAAGGTTGAGAATGGGGAATTGGCCTTGGAAGGTAACAGCGATAAGCACTTCCTACGCCGATTGCACGATGCTGTCCGTCGTCTAGCCTTGTACCAGATGCAGGGATGGGTGGAAAACCTGTGGCCGCGCCTCCGTCCCTACTTCGCCGACGGTCGGGATATTAACCCAGAAGCGATCCGTCCCGTGTTAGTAGAGGCCACTACCCCCTGGCAACGCGAGCTTTTCCGGCTGGCGCGGCTCACATGGTCCCTCCCTTACTCCAAGGGATATGGGCGCCGGTTGCGGTTTCTGATTCTGGACGAGGGTAACAGGAACCCAGAAGGCCAGCCGTATCTGATGGGTATTCTGGCGCTCCAATCCCCGCCTCTTTCCTTCCCTCCTCGTGACAGGCGGTTTCAATATCCGCCGGGGCGGAAAACGGAACTGGTCAACCAGACGATGGACATCCATACGCTAGGGGCACTTCCTCCGTACAGCTACCTACTAGGGGGAAAACTAGTCGCTCTGGCTGCTGCCTCAAACGAGGTGCGGGAGGCCTACCGCCGGAAATATGAGGGTCGACGCACCGAAATAGAGGGACGAGTCTTACCAGCCCACTTGGTCGCTCTGACCACTACCAGCGCCTTTGGCCGAAGTAGCCTGTATAATCGTCTCAAATACAATGGCGAGCCGATTGCCATTTCTATCGGCTACACGGAGGGCTACGGAACCTTCCACCTGGAGCCACTCTATCCTCTCTTCCGAGAGTATCTGGAGGCGCAAGGTATCAGCACACGCGGAGGATACAATGTCGGTCCCCGCATCAAATGGCAGACCTGCGTTCGGGCCCTGGAGCGGCTGGGGTTCTCCGGTGCACTATTGAAACACACAATCCGACGGGAGGTGTTCCTTTTCCCTCTGATCCACAACTTGGACGACTATATGGAAGGAAGGACAGACGAACCAGAGTACAAGGATCTCCCCTTTGCGGATTTGGGTGCTTATTGGCGAGAGCGATGGTTACTTCCCCGAGTAGCACGGGTGGATGGCTGGTATAAGTGGGAAGCCGAGCAGTTGCTGGAAAGCCTGCTCGTGCGAAACGAAGCAACTGGAGTGCGTTCCGATGAACGGTGAAAACGAACGTCCATTTGCTGATCTACCCGCTGCTTTGGTGGAAGAGATGCTGATCCGGACAGAGCCATTGAGTCAGCGGATGCAGGCCGATTTTGAACGACTGCGGGCTGAACGCCGTCAGCGCCGTCAAGCGCTGGAGGAAAGCGGCCTTCTCCGCCGGGAAGGAGAACTACCTGCTGTCTCCGTCCCCACCACCTGCGGGGTAGATGGGGCCTACGCCCTGGAGCGGCTGGTGGCGACCGATCTGGTGGCGGCCGCCGCGGTCGCGGTGGAGGGGCTTACGCCACCTTCGGAGACCCGCTTCTGGCCGGAGCCACGCCACCGGGTTTATGTGGATGCCGAGGCGCACGAGGAGGAGACAGGCACCCTGGCCCGGGCGGTGATGATGGGAATGGAACTGGAACTGGCGAGCCAGGCCCCGCACGATGTAGTCTTCCTGGACGGCTCCCTTACTACCCCGCTCATCTACTTCAACCAGGCCCTCAACCGAGCGATCCAGACCCCCGACCTTCGCCTCACCGCCCACTTGCGCGATCATACCCTGAACTACCTCAAGGCTTACCACACGGTCCTCCAGGCCCGCCGCACTGACAGGGCATGGGTAGCGGTGCCCAAGTACTCAGTCCGCCGGGAGATCGGTGAGCGGTTTAAATGGGAGATGGACGACCGGGCAATGCTCACGAACCTTCTGGAGCCTGGGGAGTTTACCGACCCCCAAAGGCTGGAATCGCCAAGGCAGCCCTGGCACATCAATCTGGATCTTCTTCCCGAGGAGATCCGTGGGCAGGCGGAAAAGCTGCGGGATGAGATCATCCATCTGCTGGAGGAAGTGCGCGTTGTTTATTACCGCCCTTGGGCCTGGCTGCCGGCCCTGCGGCTGGAGATGAGCCGCACCGTGGCGGAGAACCGGGCTCGGCTGGCAACGGTGATCCAGGCGCTGCGCTTTCAGTGCAGCGCGCCGGGGATGCTGGAGCCGTACCCCCTTTACCTGGCCGACCGGATGGTGAAACACCTGGGCCGGGCAGTACCTGCCCTGCGCCAGGTGACCAGCCAGCGGCTGGCCGTGACTTACGGCGGGGACATCGGCGATGTGTTCCTGAACCTGCACGGCTACCGTACAGAAGGCGGCCGTTAGATCACGCTTGGGGAGGAAATGCTATGTTGGAGCAAGCGGTGGACATCGATCGGCTGATCGACGAGGCTGAACGCATCGGTGTTGTGGGATCGCCCTCTTCGACCTCGGAATTGGCGCTGGATGTTCTGGCCAGCGCGGCGGATAAGAAACTGGTGGGGGAGTTCGGTCTCTTCCGGTTCCGGCAGGACGGCAAGAACCACTACGCCCTGGGGCAGATCACCGAAGTGAAGTTGCGCAACGTGTGGCACGAGGACCCGACAATGCGCAGCCTCATCCGCCAGCGGGGACGGGTGGACGCGGTGAGCGAGCGACAGGACACCCACCAAGGGGAGATGACGGTCAGCGCCGTGTTCGCTCGCGACGGCAGCAACTACCGCCCCAGCATCCTGGGCACCGTCCCCGCTACCGGCACCCCCATCTGTCTGGTAGACGACCGGGTCCTGGACGCCTTGCTGGCCCCCTACCGGAACCAACTCTTCTACCTGGGGCGGGTGTACGGCTCCACGCCCAAGTTGCCCCTTTGGTTCAAGCACTTCGGCCACGGTCCCGATGGCGCCGGCGAGGCGTATCACCTGGGCATCTTCGGCAAGACCGGATCCGGCAAGTCGGTGCTGGCTAAGATGATCCTCCTGGCCTACGCCCGATACCCGCAGATGGCCATGCTGGTGTTGGACCCCCAGGGGGAGTTTGCCAAGGATCTGCGCGGGGAACCGACGGGGGAGTTTCGTCTTCCGATGAACGACGTGCTCCGCCGGCTGGGTAAACCCACTAAGGTTCTTAGTGTACGGGATTTGGTTCTAGATCGGTGGGAACTGTTCGCTCAGATTCTCTACGAGTCGCCTTTCTTCGAGCAGTTGAGTGTCCCCAAAGGGGAGAACCGTGAACTGGCATGCCAGACATTGACCGATCGGCTCAGGCGGGCAAAGGTGCATCTGCGAGACCTGCACACTCGGGACGCCTTTGATAAGGCTTGGCAACTCCTGGGGGAGGAACAGATCCAAAAAGTGTTTTACCGTTCGGAGAGTTCTCGGGCGCGGTTCCAGTCGATGTATGAAGAGGCCGACCCCGACCAGTTTTACAACGCCTATTGGAGGCCAGTCACCTGGTTGTTCCGCGAGGATCGAAAGGATGCTCAAAAGGTGGACTCTCTGCTTTACCAACTGTTGGTACCCAAAGAGAAAGAGGGAACCCGGCCGCTGATGGTCATCGATCTCTCCGAGGAACAGGCGAGGAAAGCCTCGGGCGACGTTTCCTCTCTGCCCCTGTTCGGAGGCAATGCCGACGTGCAGGATCAACCCACGATGCTCTGGAACGAAACGATTCAGGCCCTCGTGGTCAAACGGCTGCTGGAGGGAATCCGAAGCGCGGCCGAGGCGGCTTACAAAGAGAGCCGGAGCCTCAACACCCTAGTTCTTATGGACGAAGCCCATCGGCTAGCGCCCCGAGAGGATCCGGAGAATCAGGAGAAGAAGGCCATTCGGGAATTGCTCATCGATGCCGCGCGCACGACCCGCAAGTACGGCGTGGGCTGGATGTTCATCAGCCAGACCCTCTCCAGCCTGCATCGGGGGATCGTGGAGCAGTTGCGCATCTTCTTCTTCGGCTTCGGCCTGGGAATGGGGCAGGAGTTCCGCGCGTTGAGCGAGTTGGTCGGCGGCCGAAGCAAGGCTCTGGACCTTTATCAGTTGTTCAGAGACCCACACTCGGCCTTCGATGTGGCTTCGCGGGAGTACTCATTTATGACTATTGGCCCTGTCTCTCCACTTTCCTTCTCTGGAACACCCCTTTTCTTCAACGTCTTTAACAGGGTTGAGGAGTTTTTAGAAGCAAACTTTGGGAAACACAACTTAGGCCGCTCTTCTTGACACTCCATGAGCTCATGGACCCCTAAGAGCATCAGAAACCCCTTCACCTGTCGCCAGATGCTTTCCACAGGGTTCAAGTGCGGGCTGTACCGCAGCAGGTAGGCCACCTCTAACCCCCGCTTCCTCCATCCCTCCGCCGCCTCCCGAAAGGCCCGGGACCGGTGAAAGGCCAACGTACAGCTGCTCCCCCTCCCGGCCCCGCACCAGATGCCCCACCACCTTCACCCGGCCCAGGGAACCCCACCCCCGCAGCACCACCTTGGCCTCCCCCCTCCGGCACCAGGCGTAGATGGGAGGAAGGGAAAGCCCAAACCCGCTCTCGTCCAGAAGGAACACCCTCAGCCCCCCCTTTCGGCCTCAAGGTGTTTCCCTGGCGGGAAAGCATCCCCCAAGGCTGCCCTGAACCCCTCCACTTCGCGGGGCTTCCCCGTGGGTACATACCGCATCCTCTTCCACCAGTAGCCCATCTCCAAGAGCTTCCGCCGCACCGTCCCCGGATGGAAGGTGACGAAGAAGCGCTTCTCCAAAGCCTTCAGAAGCTGGGGAGCTGTCCAGGCCTCCTCCCCCTGCAGACGCTCCCGCAGGAAGGCGCTCATGGCCGAGGTAGACCGGGGCCTGGCCCCAGGGGGCTTGCTGTCCGCAAGACCCTCTATCCCCCTCTCCAACCACCGCCTAAGGTCGCGGTGGACGGTGGTGCAGTCTAGGCCCAGGTGGCGGGCGATTCTGGGGGCGGTCCACCCCAGGACGGCCAGGCGTACCGCTACAAGGTAGCCCTTCCGGGCTGACGGGCCCGGCGCCGGACCTTGGAGGGAACCATGGGATCGGTTTCCAGCTCCCAGAGCCGGGCCTCCTGTTCGGGGGGTCAGGCGGATGCGAAGAGGGGCAGGCATGTGGATGGCTTAATGCATGGGCACTTATGGGAGGGTGCGGCGGTGAGCCGGGAGATCCTTCTGGCAGAGGTACGCGCCTGGGCGCAGCGCATCGGCGTAGAAGACCGCCTTCGCAAGGTGCAGACCCGCCCCATGCAGCGCAAGTGGGCGAGCGTCTCCTCCCGCGGCCGGCTGACCTTAAACGAAGAGCTTTTGACCCAACCGGCGGAGGTGCGCTGGGCGGTGATTGTCCACGAGTTGGTGCACCTCAAGCTCCGAAACGGGGCCCACAGCGAGCTTTTCCGGGCGCTGGTGCAGGCCTATTTGGAGGGGACTTTGTAGCCTTCCTGGCCCCGCCCTACAATGCCCTTGTGGGCCCCGGCTTCCACCGGCTTTACGCCGCCCGCCTGGCCTGGCGGTACCGCCTCCTCTTGGCCCTTGCCCTCGCCCTCCTCGGGGTGTTTCACCCGCTTCTCGCCCTTCTTTCCCCCTTAGGGCTTCTGCTCCCTGCCCGGCTTTGGGAGGGGCGGGCCCTAAAGGAGATCTCCCGGGTGAGCCTGGCCTACGCCACCGCCTTGGCCTACGGGGAGGAACGGCTTTGGGCCGAGGCGGGCAAGGTCCCCGCGAGGCTTCCCCCATTCCCTTGGGGCCTACTTCTGGCCTACGTTCTGGCCCTCCTTCTCGTCTTAGGGCTCCACCTGACCAGGCCCGTCCCCTTCTCCCTCCCAGGCCCCGCCGGGGTGGAGAGGGTGGCCCCCCCATCCCGGGAAGGCCAGGCCCAAGACGGGGCCGCCGGGGAAAAGGAAGCCCAAGGCGAGGCGAACGGCGAAGGGCAGGCCGGCCCTTCGCAGGGGAAGGAACAAGGCCCCCCCCCAGAGGCCCCCGGGGAAGGCTCCCCCCAGGGCGAGGGCGCAAGCCCCGCCCAGCCCGAGGAGGGCTCCTCTGTCCGGGCCCTCCCCCGGACCGGAAGCCCGGGGGAAGAGGCCGGGCCTGCGGAAGCCCCCCCTAGGGAGGACGGAGGAGGCCGGGAAACGCCTCCGCCCCAGGCCTCGAGGCGGGGGCCCAGCGCGGGGGGTGCCCCGGAGGAGAAAGAGGGTGCCCTCCCCCCCACCCAGGCCCAAGGGCCGGAGGTG
This region of Thermus thermophilus genomic DNA includes:
- a CDS encoding phosphodiester glycosidase family protein, whose product is MRRFALLLFFGLALGQTLLPVEQLGLTFREEGGAWVYQGSGKRFVYVPGVGWSEPLGAELPPPQEDLFPLEALKALGYFRVAEAGVRFGERPSGLRVVLDLPAPYPAEPREERGKAGATLYLPYLAPDLLKAPWPKGLKARVRLLPEATELALRAEEGHLYYRLFPLEDPPRLVLDLYLLAPEVEEVLSPGVRYREVYGFAPEPLRLYLVEAERGRLLPVGTPGKRALPKDLAPGALAVLNGGYFDPKTGTPIGLWVQDGVTLSYPYGRVALLWDGFAFFLGFPQFVAEAVGPDGSRVRVGVNASRARYTAHTVPGTVGREGEEVALVREDRVVDLLPAPAELPPGHWALTFPRDAPPFPLEVGGRLALYGTLTPPFRYALEGGPLLLKEGRYAYDPAKENFKDPRPLQAVAPQAAVAWTKEGKLWLLVSEPTTPGALARALLSLGAWNALRMDGGGSAQLWVKGQLRSPYTGSPRPVVNALALYLE
- a CDS encoding Druantia anti-phage system protein DruA, whose product is MPLDITLESWLWDAACAIRGPVGAPKFKDSILPLAFLERLSDVLEEELYRLAEECSNREVALSLVEEERKEGAIAQGRGLVRFYIPEEARWTNIRKQDKGLGQYLTNAVRKKKLSRMVMSVEAELRKRVIEHLRELGFKVENGELALEGNSDKHFLRRLHDAVRRLALYQMQGWVENLWPRLRPYFADGRDINPEAIRPVLVEATTPWQRELFRLARLTWSLPYSKGYGRRLRFLILDEGNRNPEGQPYLMGILALQSPPLSFPPRDRRFQYPPGRKTELVNQTMDIHTLGALPPYSYLLGGKLVALAAASNEVREAYRRKYEGRRTEIEGRVLPAHLVALTTTSAFGRSSLYNRLKYNGEPIAISIGYTEGYGTFHLEPLYPLFREYLEAQGISTRGGYNVGPRIKWQTCVRALERLGFSGALLKHTIRREVFLFPLIHNLDDYMEGRTDEPEYKDLPFADLGAYWRERWLLPRVARVDGWYKWEAEQLLESLLVRNEATGVRSDER
- a CDS encoding DNA double-strand break repair nuclease NurA; this translates as MNGENERPFADLPAALVEEMLIRTEPLSQRMQADFERLRAERRQRRQALEESGLLRREGELPAVSVPTTCGVDGAYALERLVATDLVAAAAVAVEGLTPPSETRFWPEPRHRVYVDAEAHEEETGTLARAVMMGMELELASQAPHDVVFLDGSLTTPLIYFNQALNRAIQTPDLRLTAHLRDHTLNYLKAYHTVLQARRTDRAWVAVPKYSVRREIGERFKWEMDDRAMLTNLLEPGEFTDPQRLESPRQPWHINLDLLPEEIRGQAEKLRDEIIHLLEEVRVVYYRPWAWLPALRLEMSRTVAENRARLATVIQALRFQCSAPGMLEPYPLYLADRMVKHLGRAVPALRQVTSQRLAVTYGGDIGDVFLNLHGYRTEGGR
- a CDS encoding ATP-binding protein, which codes for MDIDRLIDEAERIGVVGSPSSTSELALDVLASAADKKLVGEFGLFRFRQDGKNHYALGQITEVKLRNVWHEDPTMRSLIRQRGRVDAVSERQDTHQGEMTVSAVFARDGSNYRPSILGTVPATGTPICLVDDRVLDALLAPYRNQLFYLGRVYGSTPKLPLWFKHFGHGPDGAGEAYHLGIFGKTGSGKSVLAKMILLAYARYPQMAMLVLDPQGEFAKDLRGEPTGEFRLPMNDVLRRLGKPTKVLSVRDLVLDRWELFAQILYESPFFEQLSVPKGENRELACQTLTDRLRRAKVHLRDLHTRDAFDKAWQLLGEEQIQKVFYRSESSRARFQSMYEEADPDQFYNAYWRPVTWLFREDRKDAQKVDSLLYQLLVPKEKEGTRPLMVIDLSEEQARKASGDVSSLPLFGGNADVQDQPTMLWNETIQALVVKRLLEGIRSAAEAAYKESRSLNTLVLMDEAHRLAPREDPENQEKKAIRELLIDAARTTRKYGVGWMFISQTLSSLHRGIVEQLRIFFFGFGLGMGQEFRALSELVGGRSKALDLYQLFRDPHSAFDVASREYSFMTIGPVSPLSFSGTPLFFNVFNRVEEFLEANFGKHNLGRSS
- a CDS encoding helix-turn-helix domain-containing protein gives rise to the protein MPAPLRIRLTPRTGGPALGAGNRSHGSLQGPAPGPSARKGYLVAVRLAVLGWTAPRIARHLGLDCTTVHRDLRRWLERGIEGLADSKPPGARPRSTSAMSAFLRERLQGEEAWTAPQLLKALEKRFFVTFHPGTVRRKLLEMGYWWKRMRYVPTGKPREVEGFRAALGDAFPPGKHLEAERGG
- a CDS encoding M48 family metallopeptidase → MHGHLWEGAAVSREILLAEVRAWAQRIGVEDRLRKVQTRPMQRKWASVSSRGRLTLNEELLTQPAEVRWAVIVHELVHLKLRNGAHSELFRALVQAYLEGTL